The Microbacterium amylolyticum genome includes the window AGGCGGAGCCCCCGCTGCTCAGTCCTCCGAGGGAACGGACTTCTCCTCCGAGGGAGCGAACTTCTTCCGTGCAGGAGCCTGGGACTCGGGGGCAGCCTGAGCCTGTCCGCTCGCAATGCCGCGGCCAACAGCCGCACCCTGCAGAACCGACGACAAGTCCACGCCCGTTGCCTCGCGAACCGTATCAAACATCGCACGCATTCCCATGGCTGCTTCTCCGGCCATGTGCGTCGATGCTCCGCCTTCTCCAGAACCGGAGCCAGAGAGCACCGTGACGTTTCCGACGTTGGCGTAGCCCTTGGCAAACTCCGTCATCATCGGAACGAGAACGTCGAGCGAGCGCTGCGCGAGGATCGCGTCCTGGTTCTTCTTCAGCGCCTCTGCCTCGGCCTCGATCGCCGCAGCCTTCGCCTCACCGGCGAGACGCACGGCCTCAGCGGCTGCCTGCGCGCGAGCGCGTTCAGCGTCGGCGTCAGCCTGGGCCTTGAGGCGCGTTGCTTCCGCCTCGCGCTCGGCGCGCTGAGCGTCTGCTTCGGCTTCCTTGATGCGCGAGTAGGCCTCGGCATCCGCTCGCTTCTGCTGCTCGTACTGGTAGATATCGGCCTCACGGCGCTGCACATCGGCGCGTGCTTCTGCGTCTTTGACCTGCGCATACGCACGGGCGTCGGCCTTCTTCTGCTCCTCGTACTGAGAAGCGTCAGCAACGCGCTTAACGTCGGCATCCAGCTGAGCCTGACGGTTATCCGCCTGCTGCATGAGGACGCCCTGCTCGGCACGAGCGCGGGCGAGAGCTTCGGCCTGCTCGGCCTCAGCACGAGCCTCACCGACATCGGCGGCGGCCGAAGCCTGGTTCTTGTCGTACGCGGTCTGTTCGATCAGCGTCTCTTCGCTGGTCGAAATCTCACGCGCCTTGATCTGACGTTCCGCGTCGATGCGCGCGATCTCAGCCTGGCGCTTCACCTTCGAGACTTCTTCGGCACCGAGTGCGTGCACATAGCCGTTCATATCGGTGATGCCCTGGATCTGGAAGCTGTCCAGCACCAGACCCTGCTCATCGAGGTCGCTCTTGATCAGCGTGGCGATCTGGTCAGAGAGCTCCTGCCGATCGCGCATCAGCTGCTCAACGGACAGCGTGGCCACAACGCCACGCAGCGCACCCTCAAGCTGCTCGGTGGTGAAGACCTCGATGGCCTTATCCTGCGAGACGAAACGCTCCGCAGCACGGGCGATGGCCTCACGGTCAGAACCGACCTTCACGAGCGCAACGCCCGTCACGTCGACGGTGACGCCCTGAATCGACTGTGCAGTCGGCTGCACCATGATCTGGCGAGCGCGAAGCGACAGCGTCTCAGCACGCTGCGTAATCGGGTTGACGATTGCTCCGCCACCACGGACCACGGTCAGAGCGGAGTCGACGCTCTTGTTCTTTCCCTTCCCTCGGCGTCCAACGATCACAAGCGCTTCGTCAGCGCGGGCGACCTTGTACCACGCACGCATCAGCAGCACGACGATCAGCCCGATCACCGCGGCAATGGCCAGCAGGATCACAAGACCGATAATGATCCCGACTCCACCGACGGCGGCGAAGAATGTTCCCATGTTTCTGGATCTCCCCTCAGACGCCCACCGAGCCGCGTCGCGGTGACGCGTAGGCGGGACCCTTCCACCCTATGGGCGCGCCGCCGTCAGCGCACGGTTTCCTTCCTTGTCGTTCACGTGGATGTCGCCCCCAGGCGCCAGCTTCGTAAAATTGCAGGATGACCGACGCAACAGCAACGCCCGGAGCCAGCCGCCAGCGCATCACGGTGCTCGATGTGTTGCGCTTGCTGTCCGAGATCGTGGCGCTCGCCGCGATCACGGCGTGGGGCATTCTCGCGTGGCCGGTTCCATGGAACATCGCCACGGGCATCGCCGCGCCCCTGCTGGTGATCGTGTTGTGGACGCTGTTCGTCTCGCCGAAGGCCGTTATCCGAGTGCCCTCCGCGATTCGCATCGTCGTCGAGCTGCTGATCTTCGCCAGCGCAACGGCATCGCTGTGGGCGCTGGGCTTCGCCTGGGAGGGCATTGCCGTGGGTGTCTTCTGTGTCGCGGTTGGCCTCGCGGTCGGAATGCGCTCCCTGCGGTAGCACTCAGCGGATCGTTCGCAGTTCGTGACCGATTTCCCACGCGCAGGCCATTTCTCCGGAATATCATGACGAGAACTGCGCGCTGAATCAGCGCTGATCTGGGGAGATTTCCGATGACCGACCTCGCAACGAAACCGACGCCGGCTGACGGCGCCGAGAACGGTGCCGACGCCGCCGAGCAGCCACCCGTGCAGTGGGCACCGACCGAGAAGAAAAAGTCTCGTAAGGGGCTGTGGCTCGGCGTCGGGATTCCCGCCGGAGTTCTTGTGGCCGCCGGTATCGCCATCGCCGTGGCGTCGACCGCGGTGTTCGCCCCCGGTGTCCAGGTCCTCGGCGCCTCGGTGGCGTTGCACACTCCGGACGCCGCGAAGTCCGCCATCAGCACGCACCTGGCGGACCTCGACATCACCGTCACCGTTGACGGCCACACGGCGATGGTCACAGGACGCGATCTGGGCCTGTCCACCGATGTCGACGCGGCCGTGGAGAGCGCATTCGATACGCACAAGGCCTGGCAGCTCGGCGCCTGGAACTCCGGTGACCTCGGCTCGTCTCTGTCGATCGACCAGGATGCCGCGGACGCAGCCCTGCGCGATCAACTCACTGACGCCTACATCGCCCCCGTGAACGCAGACATCGTGCTGAACGATGGCCGCTATGAGGTGGTGGCTGATGAGCCCGGCCGCGGAATCGACACCTCGGCTCTGGCGTCCCGGATTGAAAGTGCGCTGACCAGTGACCAGGCGCAGTCGCTTGCATCGGGCGCGCAGATTCTCGCCGCTTCTGGTGGCATTTCCGTCACGGCGGACATCGTCGAAACCCGCGCAGCGTTGACCACGGATGACGCTCAGGCCGCGGCAGACGACATCAACGCGCTCCTCGCCGGAGTCGACTTCTCGATCGATGGCGCCATCGTCGATGAGGCATCCGCGAATGTCGTGGCCGAGTGGTTCGATGTCTCGGTCACCGATAACGGAACCGTCGATGTTTCGCCCGACACCTCCGCGATCCAGGCTTACGTCGCAAAACTGCCCGACTTGGTCGAGCAGGAGCCAGTCGACGCCGAGGTCGTCACAAACGCCGCCGGCGACCACCTCCACACGATCACCGAGGGGCGCGACGGCTTCCAGTTGGACGATGTTGACGGCATCAGCCAGAAGGTTACCGAGCAGCTGACGTCCCTGGACGGCACGGACATTGCCCTCGCCGGTTCGCGCGTCGAATACGAGACGGTCGAGCGGTTCCGCCGCGCCGTGGTCTCCATCAGCGATGGCCGCTCGTACTTCTACGAGACCGTCAACGGAGGAGAAGAACAGCTGGTGAAGTCGATGCCGCACGCGGTCGGCAAGCCCGGCTTCGAGACCATCACCGGTGAGTTCACCATCGGTTGGCAGACGCCCATGCAGAACCTCGGTTCATGCGATGCCAACGGCGAGTACGTCGAAGACGACCGGCCGTTCGCCTACTGCACCCCGAACGTCCCCTACGTGTCGTACTTCAACGGTGACCAGGCCTTCCATGGCACCTACTGGCACAACAACTTCGGACCCGGCGCCGCGATGAGCCACGGCTGCGTGAACTTGACTGTCAGCGACTCCGAGTGGACGTACTACTTCCTGCAGCAGGGCACCCCGGTCTCGGTGATCTCGTAACACGACCGTTTCCCACGGGCCCCGCTCGTGCCCTACCCTGAGCGTATGAGCGAGCTCCACGTAGAAGACCTGTCAGCTGCCACGATCGTTGCGGCCAACAGCCTCACGCTCAAGCCGGGGCAGGAAGAGTTCATCGCGCCGACGACGTACTCCGTCGCGATGGTCGTTGCTGATCCGCAGAAGACGTGGCAACGCGTCATTCTGGACGGCGATGAGGTTGTCGCGTTTATCCGTGCGTACTTCGATCCGGACGAGTCCACCGATTATCTGCGCGCTGCTCTGTGGCGCATCAACGTCGACGCTGCTGCCCAGGGCCGCGGTGCAGGACGGTTCGCGGTCGATGCCGTTCTCGCCGAGGCGAAGCAGCGCGGTTTCGAGCGTCTGACCGTTGTCTACGAGGCCGGCGAGAGCGGACCCGAGGCCTTCTTCCGACGTGTCGGTTTCATTCCGGTGGATGAGACCGAGTACGGTGAGGTCGTCGCCGAATTCAGATTCTGAAACGGCGCACCTGGCGGCGGAGTTGCGCTTTTCTCCCTCCCCCGAACGTTGCTTCGCCGCCAGTCTCCACGTCGACATCGGCCCGGCACCTGAACAGGTGCCGGGCCGATGCGCTTAGACGAGTGACTCCCGCCAGGCACGGTGCAGTTTCGAGAAGGTTCCCGTGCCCGAAATGAGCTGCTCGGGCGTACCATCCTCGATCACGCGACCGTGTTCCATAACGATCACACGATCGGCGATCTCCACCGTTGACAGCCGGTGCGCGATGATAATCGCCGTACGATCGGCCAGAAGCGTTTGTAGCGCATCCTGGATCATCCGCTCCGACGGGATGTCGAGCGAAGCCGTTGCCTCATCGAGGATGAGAACGGCAGGGTCGGCAAGGAACGCCCGCGCAAACGACACCAGCTGCCGCTGCCCGGCCGACACGCGGCCACCACGTTTGTTGACGTCGGTGGCGTAACCATCTGGCAACTGCTCGATGAACGTGTGCGCGCCGACGGCCTTCGCTGCCGCGACAATCTCCTCCATCGTCGCGTCGGGCTTACCCAGCGCAATGTTGTCCGCGACGGTTCCGCTGAACAGATACGCCTCCTGTGTGACCATGACGATCGCGCGGCGAAGGTCCTCCGGTGCGAGATCGCGCAGGTCTACCCCATCGAGAGTGACGCGGCCCGAGCTGGGATCGTAGAAGCGCGACACGAGCTTCGCCAGCGTCGACTTTCCCGCCCCCGTTGTTCCCACAACGGCCACCGTCTGTCCGTCCGAGATGTCCAGCGTGAACTCGGGCAGAATCGTGCGCCCGTTTCCGTAGCCGAACGTGACGTTGTCGAACAGGAGGTGGCCCGTGGCACCGTGCAGCGATACGGGGCGCTCGGGGTCGGGAACCGACGGTTCCTCTTCCAGCACGCCGGAGACCTTCTCGAGCGCCGCTGACGCCGCCTGGAACGAGTTGATGAACATCGCCACTTCCTGGAGCGGTGTGAAGAAGTTGCGCACGTACAAAACGGAGGCCAGAAGCGCGCCGACCGTGAACTCACCCCAGGTGATGCGCGCACCGCCCCAGAACACCACGGCACCGATCGAGAATGCCGCGATGGCCATCAGGCCCGGCTCGAACGTTCCGAACAGCCGAATCACCCGAATGTTCGCGTCGCGATACTCACCGGCAAGGTGCCCGAACTCGACATCGTTGCGCGGCTCCGTGCGGAATGCCTTACCTGCCCGAATGCCCGTCATCGTCTCAACGAACTTCACGATCACACGGGCGCTGTGCACCCGCGTCTGGCGATACGCGAGCTGCGACCTGCGGTAGAACCAGCGCATCAAGAAGGCGAGGGGAACACACGCGATGAGCACGATAACGCCCGACTGCCAGTCGATGATCATCAGCGCGATCAGCGTGAAAACCCCGTAGAGCACGCCGTTAACCAACTGGGTCAGGCCGCCGTTGAGCAACTCACGAATCGTCTCGAGGTCACTCGTCTGCCGCGAGATGATGCGGCCGGACGTATAGGACTCATGGAACTCGAGGCTCAGACGCTGTGTGTGCCGGAACACGCGGCGACGCAAATCCAGCAGAACGTTCTGCGTCAGGCGCGCGGCGAGAATGTCGTACCACGCGAGCAGGCTGGCGCCGAGAACCGCCGTCACCGCATACGCCCCGACGACGAACCATGTGGGTCCCCAGTCGGCGCCGGAGATCACAGCGGGCAGAGCCGTGTTCAACCCGATTCCGAGCAAAGCCGGTCCGACAACGCGAATCGCCGTCTGGGCGACGACAACGGCCGCGACAAGAACGACGCGCCACTTCGTCGGAGCCAGTAGCGAGATCAGCAGGCGGAGCGAACGTGCGCGAATCTCGCGACTCTCGCCGCGGGTGTAGTCGTCGCGGTCCTCTCCCGCAACGCCCTGAACGGTCGAGCTCATCGGGTCTCCCCCTCGTTGTCCTCAGAAAGATCGCGAGCAGCGATAACGTCGAGCTCGGCCGTCGGGTTGGGGTCGCGGCGAATCGCCTCGGCGTCGCGCTCGTCCTTTTCGAAGCTCGACAACACGGAGCGGTAATTGGGCGACGAGGCCATCAGCTCACTGTGGGTTCCGACGGCGACGATGCGTCCCTCTTCCAGAAGCGCCACGCGATCGGCGAGCGCAACGGTCGACGGCCGGTGGGCGACGATGAGCGCCGTCGTTCCGGCCAGAACCTTCCGCAGCTTCGTCTGCACCCGCTCCTCCGTGTTCACATCGAGAGCGGACAAAGGATCATCCATCACGATCACCCGCGGACGGGCGGCAACGGCGCGGGCCAGGGCCAGTCGCTGTCGCTGTCCGCCGGACAGGCTCATGCCTTCCTCACCGATCATTGTCTCCATGCCGTCCGGGAGCTCGTCGACGAACTCGGCCTGGGCGACGTCAAGCGCCTCGCGTGCAACGCGCTCGGCCTCCTCGCTTCCGGGATCAAGATCATCACGGCCCAGGAGCACGTTCTCTCGCACGGTCGCGGAGAACAGCGTTGCGTCCTCGAACGCTGTTGCGATGTGGGTGCGCAACTCAACGATCGACATGTCTCTCACATCGACACCGTCGAGCGTGACGCGCCCTCCCGTGACGTCGTACAAGCGCGTGGGGAGGGTAGTGAGGGTGGTCTTTCCGGAGCCGGTCAGCCCAACAAGAGCCATTGTCTCGCCGGGGTTGAGCGACAAATCGATTCCGTCGAGAAGATCACTCTCGCGGTCACGGGCGTCCTGATAGCGGAATCTCGCGCCCTCGAAGGCGAGAGCACCGCGCGGCTCGGCAATCGTGGCGGGAGAAGCAGGATCGGTGATCGTGTCAACCGCGTCGAACACCTCGAAGATTCGATCAGTTGCCGTGCGCGCATCCAGCGTGAACGAAAAGAGAAAGCCGATCGATTCCATCGGCCAGCGCAGAATCGTCGCCATCGCGAAGTAGCCGAACAGCTGCGAAACCTGGATCTCACCGGCCGCGGTCAGCCAGATACCCAGACCGAGGCATGCGGCGAACGCCAGCTCCGGCATGATCACGAGAACAAAGTCGACGACCGCGATCGATCGCGCCTTCTTCATCTCGGTTGCTCGCAGCGTTTCGGCCTGGCGTGTGAAACGGCCCAGCGCATACGGCCCGCGACCGAATGCCTTCAGAACGCGGATTCCGTGAACACTCTCCTCGACGCTGGTCGCGAGGTCGCCCTGTTGGTCCTGGCTGAGGCGCGTGAGCGCCCCATAGCGGTTCTCGAAGCGATACGCCTGGATGAAGACCGGGATTCCGGAAACGAGGAAGACGGTGGCGAGCAGCCAGTGCCACTGAAACAGCAGCACAGTGCCGATGATGACAGTGAGCAGGTTGACGACGAGCATGATCACGCCGAACGCCAGCCAGCGGCGTACCAGGCCAATGTCCTGCATCATTCGGCTCAGCAGCTGTCCGCCCTGCCACCGATCGTGGAATTCGATCGGCAGCCGCTGCAGGCGCGTGTAGAACGCGGTGCGGACGTTGTATTCAATGGCGGAGGACGGCGTCAGAACGAGCCAACGACGCAGCCACACCATCAGCGCTTCGAGCAGCCCCAGACCGAGGACGGCGAGCGCACCCCAGAGAACGTAGATCGTTTCACCCGAGGCGATGGGGCCGCCAACGATGCGCTCGAGGACGGTGGGGACGAGAAGGGCGACCACGGCGGCGCCCAGCGCTGTGAGCGCGCCAAGGCCGAGTCGGGGCAGGTGGTTTTTTGCGTAGGGCAGAAGACGCATGAGCGCCCTGTGCAGGGGGACACGCTTCGTGGCAGGTGACGACTGAGACATGAAACCTATGGGGTGTCAGAGCGTGTGGCGGCCATCGCCTCACGGGCCGCGACAAGCGCGGCAGCCCTCCAGCCTATGACAAGGCTGGAGGGCTGCCGAGAATATTCCGAATGTAATTTAGTGGAAGAAGTGACGCTCTCCCGTGAAGTACATCGCGACGCCATGCTTCTTCGCGAGGGCGATCGTCTCCTCATCGCGAACAGATCCACCCGGCTGGATGATGACCTTCACGCCGGCATCGATCAGTGCTTGAGGTCCGTCCGAGAATGGGAAGAAGGCATCGGAAGCCGCGATGGATCCCACGACCCGGTCGCCTGCGCGCTCGATCGCGAGGGCGCAGGAATCGACGCGGTTCACCTGTCCCATGCCGATGCCGACCGTCGCCGAGTCCTTTGCGAGAACAATCGCGTTCGACTTCACCGCGCGGCAGGACTTCCAGGCGAAGACGAGATCGGCAATAGGCACATCCGGCTGCTCCCCCGCCACGAGCTTCCAGTCGTTTGCGACCGATTCGTAGTCGTCCTCGGGGAAGCGGTCAGCGTCCTGCAGCAGCAGTCCACCAGACACCAGGCGCACGTCCATGCGCTCCTGGCTCCAGTCGGCGGGAAGTTTGAGCAGACGCAGGTTCTTCTTCAGCGCGAACAGCTCCAGCGCGGCCGGCTCAAAGTCCGGCGCAACGATGACCTCGGTGAAGATGTCGCGCAGGTTTTCTGCCATCTTCAACGTGACCGTACGGTTGGCAGCGATCACTCCGCCGAACGCGCTCAGCGGGTCGCACTCGTGCGCGCGGTGGTGCGCGCTGGCGATCGGGTCGAGGGCCTTCGGATCGGCCACCGCGAGGCCGCACGGGTTGGCGTGCTTCATAATCGCCACCGCAGGAAGCACCATGTCGTAGGCCGCGCGCAGAGCGGCATCCGCATCAACGTAGTTGTTGTACGACATCGGCTTGCCCTGCAGAAGCTCCGCCTGGGCAATTCCGTGTCCGCCGACACGGCTGTACAGCGCTGCACGCTGGTGGTCGTTCTCGCCGTAACGCAGGTCGGTGAGCTTCTCGGCCTGAATCGTGAGGTGATCGGGAAGGCTGGTCTCGCCTTCGATCGTCTCCTCCGCGAACCACTGTGCAACGGCCGTGTCATAGGAGGCCGTATGCGCAAAGGCACGCGCCGCGAGCTCACGGCGCTCGGTGAGGGACGTCCCTCCGCCCTGAACGGCACGAATAATCGACGGGTACGACGCGGGGTTCACGACGATCGCGACGTTGGCGTAGTTTTTCGCTGATGCCCGAACCATCGCCGGACCGCCGATATCGATCTGCTCAACAACCGCGTCGCCTTCGGCGCCAGAGGCAACCGTCTCGACGAACGGATAGAGGTTCACGACAACAAGCTCGAACGGCGCAATCTCCAGCTCGCCCAGCTGCTGTTCGTGATGCGCAAGGCGCAGGTCGGCGAGAAGGCCACCGTGCACCTTCGGGTGCAGCGTTTTGACGCGGCCATCGAGCATCTCGGGGAACCCCGTGATCTCGGCGACATCGGTAACCTCGTGGCCCGCCTCGCGGATCGTCGCTGCCGTCGAACCGGTCGAAACGATCTCAATGCCGGCCGAGGAGAGTGCCTCGGCCAGCGGGAGCAGATCGGTCTTGTCACTGACGGAAACGAGCGCGCGACGAATCGGCACAACGTCGCGGTGGCGATAGAGCGATGGGTCGTGGCTCGGACCGGCCATGAGAACTCTCCTTGGTGCGGGGTGAGAAAGAAGCGAGTGGGATTATCGGGAGGATAGATCGATCTCGCCCACCGCAATACGGCGAACGATGTCGATCAGGAGGCGGCGCTCAACGGGTTTGATGCGCGCATGCAGGGAATCTTCGGTGTCGCCGGCCAGAACCGCAACGCGTTCCTGGGCAAGGATTGGACCCGTGTCGATACCGCCATCGACCTGGATCACGCTCGCGCCCGTTTGTGTGACGCCGGCCGCGATGGCGTCTCGTACGCCGTGTGCGCCGGGAAACTCGGGCAGATACGCGGGATGGGTGTTGATGATGCGCGGAGCGAACTCGTTGACAACGGCGTCGGGCAGAAGGCGCATCAGCCCGCTGAGCACGACAAGATCGGGCTGCGCCTGACGAAGCTGGTCGGCCAGGGCGATTCCCCACTCCTCGCGGCTGCCATAGTCGCGAAACGGCACCGTGAAGCGGGGAATTCCGAAATCGTCGGCGTGAGAGAGACCGGACGCGGCACGATCTGCTCCGACGGCAACAACACGTGCCGGGTAGGTGTCGTCGGCTGCGGCCTCCAGGAGAGCCCGCATGTTTGATCCGGTCCCGGAGATGAGCACAACGACGTTCAGCACCCGCTCAGTCTAGTCGGGGTTCCGAGCCGCGTTTCCCGCGGGTGAGCGGCTCCCCATCATCATCGCTCGTGGCCCGCTTCATGGGGGTGAGGAGGAGAATTGCCGCGCCGAGAACGACCTCAAGCCCCAGCGCAAGCGCGAGGGCCCCGGGGTCAGGACCGATGTGCTCCATCCGCCCCGGACCGATGGCCCCACGCGAGACGGCGGCGATCAGGGCAGCCGCGGCACCAGCAACGACGGCGATTCCGACGGTGATGACGATGCGCGGCGCGTAGCGCTCGCGCCCCTCGCCATCGTGCGCCCAATCATCGGAGTACGACCGACGAGCGATCCACCCGGCCAACGCGCCCAGCGCGATCGGCACCAGCACGATCAAGAGCCACCACTGCGAACCGCTGTCCGGAACGAGGCCGAACACGGGAATACCCGGAACAACACCCAGGGAGGTCCCGGCGGGCGAAACAGCCGTTCCT containing:
- a CDS encoding L,D-transpeptidase family protein codes for the protein MTDLATKPTPADGAENGADAAEQPPVQWAPTEKKKSRKGLWLGVGIPAGVLVAAGIAIAVASTAVFAPGVQVLGASVALHTPDAAKSAISTHLADLDITVTVDGHTAMVTGRDLGLSTDVDAAVESAFDTHKAWQLGAWNSGDLGSSLSIDQDAADAALRDQLTDAYIAPVNADIVLNDGRYEVVADEPGRGIDTSALASRIESALTSDQAQSLASGAQILAASGGISVTADIVETRAALTTDDAQAAADDINALLAGVDFSIDGAIVDEASANVVAEWFDVSVTDNGTVDVSPDTSAIQAYVAKLPDLVEQEPVDAEVVTNAAGDHLHTITEGRDGFQLDDVDGISQKVTEQLTSLDGTDIALAGSRVEYETVERFRRAVVSISDGRSYFYETVNGGEEQLVKSMPHAVGKPGFETITGEFTIGWQTPMQNLGSCDANGEYVEDDRPFAYCTPNVPYVSYFNGDQAFHGTYWHNNFGPGAAMSHGCVNLTVSDSEWTYYFLQQGTPVSVIS
- a CDS encoding YrdB family protein, producing MTDATATPGASRQRITVLDVLRLLSEIVALAAITAWGILAWPVPWNIATGIAAPLLVIVLWTLFVSPKAVIRVPSAIRIVVELLIFASATASLWALGFAWEGIAVGVFCVAVGLAVGMRSLR
- the purN gene encoding phosphoribosylglycinamide formyltransferase, producing the protein MLNVVVLISGTGSNMRALLEAAADDTYPARVVAVGADRAASGLSHADDFGIPRFTVPFRDYGSREEWGIALADQLRQAQPDLVVLSGLMRLLPDAVVNEFAPRIINTHPAYLPEFPGAHGVRDAIAAGVTQTGASVIQVDGGIDTGPILAQERVAVLAGDTEDSLHARIKPVERRLLIDIVRRIAVGEIDLSSR
- a CDS encoding GNAT family N-acetyltransferase; the protein is MSELHVEDLSAATIVAANSLTLKPGQEEFIAPTTYSVAMVVADPQKTWQRVILDGDEVVAFIRAYFDPDESTDYLRAALWRINVDAAAQGRGAGRFAVDAVLAEAKQRGFERLTVVYEAGESGPEAFFRRVGFIPVDETEYGEVVAEFRF
- a CDS encoding ABC transporter ATP-binding protein; this encodes MRLLPYAKNHLPRLGLGALTALGAAVVALLVPTVLERIVGGPIASGETIYVLWGALAVLGLGLLEALMVWLRRWLVLTPSSAIEYNVRTAFYTRLQRLPIEFHDRWQGGQLLSRMMQDIGLVRRWLAFGVIMLVVNLLTVIIGTVLLFQWHWLLATVFLVSGIPVFIQAYRFENRYGALTRLSQDQQGDLATSVEESVHGIRVLKAFGRGPYALGRFTRQAETLRATEMKKARSIAVVDFVLVIMPELAFAACLGLGIWLTAAGEIQVSQLFGYFAMATILRWPMESIGFLFSFTLDARTATDRIFEVFDAVDTITDPASPATIAEPRGALAFEGARFRYQDARDRESDLLDGIDLSLNPGETMALVGLTGSGKTTLTTLPTRLYDVTGGRVTLDGVDVRDMSIVELRTHIATAFEDATLFSATVRENVLLGRDDLDPGSEEAERVAREALDVAQAEFVDELPDGMETMIGEEGMSLSGGQRQRLALARAVAARPRVIVMDDPLSALDVNTEERVQTKLRKVLAGTTALIVAHRPSTVALADRVALLEEGRIVAVGTHSELMASSPNYRSVLSSFEKDERDAEAIRRDPNPTAELDVIAARDLSEDNEGETR
- a CDS encoding SPFH domain-containing protein, with amino-acid sequence MGTFFAAVGGVGIIIGLVILLAIAAVIGLIVVLLMRAWYKVARADEALVIVGRRGKGKNKSVDSALTVVRGGGAIVNPITQRAETLSLRARQIMVQPTAQSIQGVTVDVTGVALVKVGSDREAIARAAERFVSQDKAIEVFTTEQLEGALRGVVATLSVEQLMRDRQELSDQIATLIKSDLDEQGLVLDSFQIQGITDMNGYVHALGAEEVSKVKRQAEIARIDAERQIKAREISTSEETLIEQTAYDKNQASAAADVGEARAEAEQAEALARARAEQGVLMQQADNRQAQLDADVKRVADASQYEEQKKADARAYAQVKDAEARADVQRREADIYQYEQQKRADAEAYSRIKEAEADAQRAEREAEATRLKAQADADAERARAQAAAEAVRLAGEAKAAAIEAEAEALKKNQDAILAQRSLDVLVPMMTEFAKGYANVGNVTVLSGSGSGEGGASTHMAGEAAMGMRAMFDTVREATGVDLSSVLQGAAVGRGIASGQAQAAPESQAPARKKFAPSEEKSVPSED
- the purH gene encoding bifunctional phosphoribosylaminoimidazolecarboxamide formyltransferase/IMP cyclohydrolase, which gives rise to MAGPSHDPSLYRHRDVVPIRRALVSVSDKTDLLPLAEALSSAGIEIVSTGSTAATIREAGHEVTDVAEITGFPEMLDGRVKTLHPKVHGGLLADLRLAHHEQQLGELEIAPFELVVVNLYPFVETVASGAEGDAVVEQIDIGGPAMVRASAKNYANVAIVVNPASYPSIIRAVQGGGTSLTERRELAARAFAHTASYDTAVAQWFAEETIEGETSLPDHLTIQAEKLTDLRYGENDHQRAALYSRVGGHGIAQAELLQGKPMSYNNYVDADAALRAAYDMVLPAVAIMKHANPCGLAVADPKALDPIASAHHRAHECDPLSAFGGVIAANRTVTLKMAENLRDIFTEVIVAPDFEPAALELFALKKNLRLLKLPADWSQERMDVRLVSGGLLLQDADRFPEDDYESVANDWKLVAGEQPDVPIADLVFAWKSCRAVKSNAIVLAKDSATVGIGMGQVNRVDSCALAIERAGDRVVGSIAASDAFFPFSDGPQALIDAGVKVIIQPGGSVRDEETIALAKKHGVAMYFTGERHFFH
- a CDS encoding ABC transporter ATP-binding protein, which translates into the protein MSSTVQGVAGEDRDDYTRGESREIRARSLRLLISLLAPTKWRVVLVAAVVVAQTAIRVVGPALLGIGLNTALPAVISGADWGPTWFVVGAYAVTAVLGASLLAWYDILAARLTQNVLLDLRRRVFRHTQRLSLEFHESYTSGRIISRQTSDLETIRELLNGGLTQLVNGVLYGVFTLIALMIIDWQSGVIVLIACVPLAFLMRWFYRRSQLAYRQTRVHSARVIVKFVETMTGIRAGKAFRTEPRNDVEFGHLAGEYRDANIRVIRLFGTFEPGLMAIAAFSIGAVVFWGGARITWGEFTVGALLASVLYVRNFFTPLQEVAMFINSFQAASAALEKVSGVLEEEPSVPDPERPVSLHGATGHLLFDNVTFGYGNGRTILPEFTLDISDGQTVAVVGTTGAGKSTLAKLVSRFYDPSSGRVTLDGVDLRDLAPEDLRRAIVMVTQEAYLFSGTVADNIALGKPDATMEEIVAAAKAVGAHTFIEQLPDGYATDVNKRGGRVSAGQRQLVSFARAFLADPAVLILDEATASLDIPSERMIQDALQTLLADRTAIIIAHRLSTVEIADRVIVMEHGRVIEDGTPEQLISGTGTFSKLHRAWRESLV